The stretch of DNA attaaatatatatgcatagattttttttattgttttattcaaataaaaatatatttctattgttttttttaaaaaatcaaaaagatTACATGTAAGAATATAATAACACAAAACAttgattttaataattaattaaaatattctttattattctttagttttcttattttatttatatatttttttattccatTCTAATTTATAGacgttctttttttttcttttttttttaatagaaaaagaagaaaaaaaattagtttcCATTTAATAACCTTAAAAttttagtatttttaaaaaaaatattaatataaaaaaaaaaattaatttattcttatatataaaaagttaaattatatttattaatatatatctatACTGCAAATTCttctaattctttttttttaataaattcaaGCAACCAGTATGCATTGTCCTCCAActgcttttatttttttttctgctAAGGAAGAAAAGTATCTTGCTTTAACTACTATTGGTTGATTGTGCTTTAATTTACCATTTCCTAAAACTTTAAAGTAACCTCTTCTTGTTACATCTATTACTGGAgcgatatttttattctcactaaattctttttttttttcttctggTAACAATCCCCATAATTTATCAACATTTATAGTTGGGCAAAATTTACGATTTTTCAACAAATTAAAATGTCTCATACCAACCTAAAAGAAGAAGtacataatatataaaatagtaaacaatttaaaaataataatttcaactatattttttattaattaattttcataagttcattatttatacttttcCAAAATATCCTGGATGatatttatcaaaatttaTTCTCATATGGTGTAAACCACCAGCTTTTCCTCTTCCTCCTGGATGTTTTCTATGTTTTCCAACACGACCATGACCAGCTGATACATGACCTCTCTTCtttctatttttcttaaatctTGTTGCcatctttaataaaaatttcaaataaataaaaaaatccaatatatgtatatatatttgatttttctttttgtttctttttttttcaattttaaattctttttattactttattttattaaagtatcaaattattttgtattcattatttttttttttttttttaactttttaaaatttaattttttttttttttaaactaacTTTTTAAAATGCTTATCCTGCTTCCTtaattgtttttcttttttatttttaaataaatttttatatatataatatataccTTATATGTTTATCTtatatatgatatatatttcaaataattttgattcatctttttttattttattatttttttttttttttttactatataCATATgccaattaaaaaatatgtatgtatatattttttttttttttttttgtaaatatatgtatatgttgttttttaatagaaaaaatggTGCTATAAGGGGTAAGTTTTTAatgcatatttttaaatattaaaatattataagaaaaaattataaaatttaattattattctattatgaagtatatataaattttttttttttttatagatacttatttttaaatttttttatatgaatattttacatttttgttctttttatcgttttacaaaaatataaaaatttataaagaagCATTATAACATTCTTTGCTTACGTACCATAAGAGAGATGTGCTGAAGTTAATCACATAACATTtagtatatttttcttcataataggagaaaataaaaaaaaaaaagttataacatgtttttatgtttattaaaatctaaaaaaaacatcaatcttatgttttaaaaggtaaaatttaatataaaaacaaaattataattacttAGAGAACTTattcaatatttattttactttaaaaaagataaattccAATTCataaaggaaataaaaataaataattttatcttgTAATAAAGATAAAGTTTCTTACATGTGAAATAAAGttaaatatatgttaaaaagaaaaaatttaattcttctattaattaataacaaaacattatcttttttaaaataagtatGTTCATTTCAGTTACTTTGAACTTTTGACAAAactaatataataatagGATAATGAGGGAATATATAACTCTTAATTATACGATTTTCACAATGTAATGTTTACCTTCTTGTATTTCACTTAAACtttcatatttaaaattattatgaaaataaaaataattttaaaatatacaaatgtattctttaaatagtgttaaataatttactaaatatatttttaaattacattaCTAATAATTCGCTTatagtttaattttttgtctaagtatttttttttaatttttaatatgtgAATACTATTTcgtttaattttattagtaAAGATAATATAAGAAAGATATGagatatttttaaagaattataattttttttttttttataagaaaatgCTTTCAAATGTATCTAATTTtgtcaaaaaaataatcctattattaatataagaaaaaaagaagataaaatatattataggAAATATGGGAAtcattagttttttttttctttttttttttccattttaaaaccatttttttttaaataatatctCTTTTAATgtagtataaatatattgattCATGTGTAGAAGAATATAAATATCTTATTtaaaattgaaatttttttttaaataatatctCTTTTAATgtagtataaatatattgattCATGTGTAGAAGAATATAAATATCTTATTtaaaattgaaatttttttttaaatatatataacaggataaaagaaattttatttaaaatgtttATAAAGTTAATGATATTTTGCAAAAagttaattattatatttttatctatcCTTTGCTTTAGAAGGTcaagaaatataaataacgTTACTTCGGTATATCtctcattttaaaaaatatattaaacttttttaaaataaaaaataatttttttcttattttatatatatattttgtcataacatttattataaataattattttattttaacatatatgaatatataactATGTTTAAGTAATTGCTACCTTAATAAAACATATCATTCCTTTTATTTAAACAATTCTATTTAAATCATAATTTCTAacattaaaaacataaaatgtcttatttttttaatttattaaattgtaattatacaaaataaatagaaaatatataatacaaatgtagttttgttaaaataaaaatagtaaaataaaaaaaaaatatttaatgatttattatatcttattaataaatatattgttttttgattttatatatatttactattttttcaaaaagtGTAAAGTCTagtaataacaaaaatatttctatatatttaatagaataattagaattttgattttttatacAAGTAATCTTGAAAAATAAGTATCAaatagaaattatttttgctctttgtttaaaaatatatatatataaaattatcttgagaaaaaattaataaattatatatctttttttttttttttaaataagtatatttaaaaaaaaactatataaaaccaaaagtaaataatattaaatatttcaaataataaaataatatatatatgaaaaatatgaataatgaaaaaatgaaatataaaataaagtaataGCATAATACAGTAATGTTAAATGTTTAATGCAAGATGATAtgcaaaaattattttatacggttataacaattttttgtACTTtacaatttaataaaaaaaaaatttttaattatttaaaaatatatctacaCAATACATATTAgaagaaattttatatttgttttttttttttttattgtggtattatattttcatcttAACATATCTTAAGTTGTTCGGTTTTATTCtcactttattttttaagaatttttataaaatattcagttttttattatattttactatatttcttttattttatatgcaAATTAAGCAAATAATTTTGATTCATTTTTAGTATATAACAATGGGTAAGCCAATCGCAAATTTTGATTTTAAATACTATACATAATGTACATATAGAGATAGCCTTAtagttttttatatcatatatGTACAAATATATTACCGTAATGTGCTAtcattactttttattttattttatttttttttaagaaaaagatACAACGAATAATGAAGTTGATAACTGGATGGAATGGCTagatgaaaaagaagataaaagagaagatataaatttaaattcaaCTGAAGatgatataattaaaaaaaatatattacaaaataatttagatgATATTGCAGATTTTTTAGACATaagtgaaaataaaaaaataaaaaatacagaaaatgaaaaagtaagtaaaaaaaaaacggtTGAAAAAATTGTAACTTTAGAAAGTACACCTTTAAATTCGGTAAAAGATTGTGAAACCTTAGGTGAAATTTTGGCTACTAGAATAAAAAACTGCAAAGCTAAAAGTGTAGCATTAGAAAGATTTTTATCAATTATTATAGAAGCAtgtgaaaataaattaaaagatacagaattaaaaagtatcaataaaaaaattgaatcgtttattaataatagagaaaaaggaaaaagatatgctttaataaataaaaaaaaaccaaatgaaattaaaaattctattaaaaattatgaagacGAAGTTGACTTGATATATGGTGATTTATCATATGATGAAGAAGATTATGACGAGGATGTTGCAGAGAAATactttgaaaatttttaatggcaaatatatttatatacatattaattttcaattttttaagtaaaaagAAGTGCAAAATATATCAACTATAATTTAACAGACGCatatagaaaatatgaaattaatGCTGCAttgtatttataattataattttattaaataaatatacatatatatatgtattgttaaattaatttataaaattagtattttattattattattaaaaaagagatgaaacaaaataaaaatataataatgataaaaaaaaaatatatgtttttgaGATAATAGTTTTaactttattaaatatatatatatatatattattaaaattatttatagaattagtattttattattattattaaaaatgaattaaaattaaataaaaaaataatattggtaataaatttataaatggttttaaaaaaatataattgttTCCTTTTCTACAAATGATGCAACGAATAACTAAAAGATTTTAAAGTTGAAAATTAGATTATAAAGGGTAAAGAAGGGCATATGAAATTTCATAACTTACTTAAAATTTCATGTGccaagaatttttttttttcttcaagaGTGAAATTTTTCCATAGGCATAACTTAATTAAAatgtaattaatatttaaattgtgTATATGTTGCTTTTTcatatttgtatatatatctatagtattgttaaaattataaaatggaCTAGTCTCAAAATGAATAATAACTTGATGTTCCTTTTCTGAATTATCTATTTTATGTAAAactaaataaatatgattcaaataataattaaagagaatttcattttttcggatttttttaactttaaatattttattgttaAATTCGTTGTTTAGTAATAAATACAAGTCATCTATATGttcatttatatcattatttaattctgGAATATTATGTTCATTATCTAATTGTATATTCTTTAAGATTTTATTAATAGCACctatattttctaatttttcgaaaattaatttatttatattattttgatttttttttttatttaaatgtaaTTCTTTGTTATCTTCTTCTAATTCATTTATGTTCTCTTtcattatttcattattattagaatTGTTATTACCTTGTGTTAATGAAACATAAatttgaaataattttaatttatcatcctcatttgataaattaaaatttctaaaattaaataaatagtCAATCATGCATATATATGACTCATGATGTGAaatgtataattttaaataagtaaataagtatattaaCAACAATAAGTCTTTATCATCGAgtgaataaaatttatttataaaatttttttctaataatgaTAAGATGCATAAGGGAAAATTGAAATTTATTTGCTCTTTTAATGTTGAAATGCACAGTAACAATGTTACACAACTAGACAATGGGAGAAAATCAATtacattatataaaaatgaatttaacttatcataaaaataataattgtcATAGCCTAGAGAgcaaaaagataaatatatattaattaatttgTTTCCCACTTCAACTTTTTCCATTACTATACTTGTATTgtctaatatttttattatttgattaCTTACTTCGTAAAATAAAGCAAAATCtcttatattaaaattatatagagAAGTGCACAGTAGCATATAACAATCTATTGTTAaataattatcttttatttcttgattactttcttttatttctttttcatgtAACTTTTCTTCACTTACAcatatttctttcttttgaATATTGTCTAAAATtactttaatataattatttataaaagttgAAAAATTAGAATTAACTGGACTactctttatattttttatatttgataAAAGAAGtagaaattgaaaaaatttatttctatCATCTTTgaagaaattatttaaaaaaaattcatccCTTGCAGTTTCTAGgatttcatttaataaaatttgaggcataaattgtattttagaaaaacataatacaaacaaaaataattcatgaaaattaaaaataggaatttttattttaagatAAGTTAAGAAATCAAGAAATACCTCACTTTTCcaaatttttatctttaaatcatcatttttttttattataactaatattttatttaatatgtttaataatttaaaaatatctaCTTCATTTTCTGCTTTTTTAAGTTTTAAGTCATATTTATTACcttccttattttttatatatacatagaaattattttcattcagAATTTTTTGAACATTGCTTAATGTTTcatttaaacttttttcaAAGTTTAATgcatcataaaattttttatcaacTCTTAAAATATTACTATGTTTTAAATATGTACGAAATTCACGAGTTCTTTCATatttccttatttttatctttaaatatccaagaaaaatattacttCTAACAAaactatttatatatttaattgatataatgttcatttttatattattacattttttattttattttaaatatcatATTTACCCATTCTTTTTGtcaaaatacaaaaaaaagggATGTTATCGCAAAtctgtatttttatttttaaaaaagtttatcatttttttgcTTACACAAAATGATTTAAGTGGTTATAATTATGatattatactttttgtAATGAAAGTTcgtttttttgtttttcctttattttttaataaaagaaataagaaTTGAAAACACGtgaatatttttc from Plasmodium relictum strain SGS1 genome assembly, chromosome: 11 encodes:
- a CDS encoding 60S ribosomal protein L27a, putative → MATRFKKNRKKRGHVSAGHGRVGKHRKHPGGRGKAGGLHHMRINFDKYHPGYFGKVGMRHFNLLKNRKFCPTINVDKLWGLLPEEKKKEFSENKNIAPVIDVTRRGYFKVLGNGKLKHNQPIVVKARYFSSLAEKKIKAVGGQCILVA